One window of Hydractinia symbiolongicarpus strain clone_291-10 chromosome 3, HSymV2.1, whole genome shotgun sequence genomic DNA carries:
- the LOC130636701 gene encoding uncharacterized protein LOC130636701, with protein sequence MENLERRKIVKSVTNIFAVTALVDFCFSFPMIVYLIRTKQFTDTSALIGCMQIMCLLFLSVISAFLILKSKNQYHERIDAIGAWVIVHVVNIIGNVSIITFQVRPNPSIILETSLPITLFICWKGLFVLIEIIATLTSFYISHKPVTYHQQRETILHRHNRSNETATENNREQNNTTLNQSNFNSHENRPIGVTCNGSNLGQMNHGYGSYPSLSQETDARHARNCRYEPQLSPNATNHSSLDNTRHANRKRYSYPSYMFPTEHAITRMLESNNRHDAQVHPFGTENGSLPSKSTNF encoded by the exons ATGGAGAATTTAGAACGAAGAAAAATTGTCAAGAGTGTTACTAATATTTTTGCTGTCACTGCGTTG GTCGATTTTTGCTTCAGCTTTCCAATGATAGTTTATTTAATTCGAACAAAACAATTCACTGACACATCAGCTCTGATTGGCTGCATGCAGATCATGTGTTTACTTTTTCTATCAGTAATATCTGCATTTCTTATACTGAAATCCAAAAACCAATACCACGAGAGAATCGATGCCATAGGAGCATGGGTGATTGTACATGTCGTCAATATTATTGGCAATGTCAGCATAATAACATTTCAAGTAAGACCAAATCCTTCGATTATTCTTGAAACATCCCTACCCATAACTTTGTTCATATGTTGGaaaggtttgtttgttttgattgaaATCATCGCAACTCTGACTTCATTTTACATATCACACAAACCAGTCACTTACCATCAACAAAGAGAAACTATTCTGCACCGTCATAACCGATCAAACGAAACAGCAACAGAAAACAATAGAGAACAGAACAATACTACtttaaaccaatcaaattttaATAGCCATGAAAATAGACCAATCGGTGTGACATGTAACGGATCAAATCTTGGGCAAATGAATCATGGTTATGGTTCCTATCCTTCTCTTTCTCAAGAAACTGATGCTAGACACGCACGAAATTGTCGTTACGAACCGCAATTATCGCCTAACGCAACTAATCATTCTTCTCTCGATAACACGAGGCACGCAAATAGAAAGCGATATTCATACCCATCTTACATGTTTCCAACTGAACACGCAATAACACGCATGTTAGAATCAAATAACAGACACGACGCACAGGTCCATCCATTTGGGACTGAAAATGGTTCATTACCTTCCAAATCCACAAACTTTTAA
- the LOC130636695 gene encoding cAMP-dependent protein kinase, catalytic subunit-like — protein sequence MSNNAKTKEKNKSKGIGNLFGLHRKSKRSQNENKANKNGDKNDKKEEESNRHLHVGYNDVVKEKVEDVNKLTNGEANFSIKPITPITLIKHKKAVILNHKFTNSSDSLPDVDKTSTKLKNGTLPNNTEERVLHVPQSFQQPINTTLTVNPQPAMIPMEIRQIKKSPIVLRQIDVRRSYEKHLATPICQQSRPSTSAQEQKHKNLNEPPTILFSGNTSELMHEEFITVAEDNNDFKDGKLTDRTYENNLHTASTCELTESSSSNFSTNIEDDLLHTRKKEIENDNAAHIIDSSVNVPLNDGIKFHTDHNNNTQIIASHSKKIDNNVTSHDDTLNTMKPKEKRFNLEMLDISVTLGTGTFGRVFLAEEDDKKHNGSEVVYAIKVMRIKDIIKLNQVEHVNSERKILQLTDHPFIVKCFWTYRDEKCLYMLFEYVPGGELFTYLREKVRFSASDTLFYVAEIISVLEYLHERDIVYRDLKPENLLIDNEGHLKFTDFGFAKILHDTTWTLCGTPEYLSPEAIQGKGHDYTCDWWALGILTYEMLVGEAPFVDDHPFGLYEKILACHICWPSYLKNTEQMDFISKLVVVERSNRLGKGQNGSDDVKKHTWLRYINWNDVYYRRLKPPILPKVAFNSDTSNFDDFDEDWELRSCHDVTVQERNKFIEWDT from the exons ATGTCGAACAATGCGAAAACTAAGGAAAAGAATAAGAGTAAAGGAATAGGCAATTTGTTTGGATTGCATAGGAAAAGTAAAAGGtctcaaaatgaaaacaaggcaaacaaaaATGGtgacaaaaatgataaaaaggaGGAAGAAAGTAATAGACATTTACACGTCGGTTATAATGATGTTgtcaaagaaaaagttgaagatgTCAATAAACTAACAAATGGTGAAGCAAATTTTTCGATTAAACCAATCACACCGATTACATTAATAAAGCATAAAAAGGCTGTTATTTTGAATCATAAATTCACAAATTCTTCTGATTCTCTCCCTGATGTGGATAAGACATcgactaaattaaaaaatggcacATTACCAAACAACACAGAAGAACGAGTGTTGCATGTTCCACAGAGTTTTCAACAACCGATTAATACAACTTTAACGGTAAACCCGCAGCCAGCTATGATTCCGATGGAGATACGACAGATAAAAAAGTCGCCGATTGTTCTACGTCAAATTGATGTACGTAGATCATACGAAAAACATTTAGCAACGCCAATTTGTCAACAAAGCCGCCCATCTACTTCCGCGCAGGAACAgaaacacaaaaatttaaatgaaccGCCGACGATATTGTTCTCAGGTAACACGTCAGAACTTATGCATGAAGAATTTATTACAGTTGCAGAGGACAATAACGATTTTAAAGATGGAAAACTAACAGACAGAACATACGAGAATAACTTACACACTGCATCAACATGCGAACTTACTGAATCCAGTAGCAGCAATTTCTCAACAAATATTGAAGATGATCTTTTACATACTAGAAAAAAGGAAATAGAAAATGATAATGCTGCCCACATAATAGACTCTTCTGTGAATGTTCCTTTAAATGATGGAATTAAGTTTCATACTGATCACAATAACAATACACAAATAATCGCTTCACATAGTAAGAAAATTGATAATAATGTTACATCACATGATGATACTCTCAATACAATGaaaccaaaagaaaaaagattcaATCTTGAAATGCTGGATATATCGGTGACTTTAG GAACGGGGACATTTGGTAGAGTGTTTCTTGCAGAGGAAGACGACAAAAAACACAATGGCAGCGAAGTTGTGTATGCAATTAAGGTTATGCGCATCAAAGATATCATAAAGTTGAATCAAGTTGAGCATGTAAACAGTGAAAGAAAAATCTTGCAACTTACTGATCACCCGTTTATAGTAAAATG CTTTTGGACTTATCGAGATGAAAAATGCTTATATATGCTGTTTGAATACGTCCCAGGTGGAGAACTGTTTACATATTTGCGTGAAAAAGTTCGATTTTCTGCAAGCGACACACTCTTCTACGTTGCTGAAATTATTTCTGTGTTGGAGTATCTCCACGAAAGAGATATTGTGTATCGCGATTTGAAACCAGAAAACTTGCTCATTGATAACGAAGGTCACCTGAAGTTCACAGATTTTGGTTTCGCTAAAATTTTACATGACAC GACATGGACGTTATGTGGAACACCTGAATACCTTTCTCCAGAAGCGATTCAAGGGAAAGGACATGATTACACGTGTGATTGGTGGGCCCTGGGTATACTTACATATGAAATGTTAGTAGG AGAAGCTCCATTTGTGGATGATCACCCTTTTGGTTTATATGAGAAAATACTTGCATGCCACATATGTTGGCCATCATACCTTAAAAACACAGAACAAAT GGATTTTATTTCAAAGCTTGTCGTAGTGGAGAGAAGTAACAGGCTCGGAAAGGGTCAG AATGGAAGTGATGATGTAAAAAAGCATACTTGGTTGCGATACATCAACTGGAATGATGTATATTACAGAAGGCTAAAA CCTCCAATCCTCCCAAAAGTGGCATTTAATAGCGATACAAGTAATTTCGATGACTTTGATGAGGACTGGGAACTAAGAAGTTGCCATGACGTCACAGTACAAGAAAGAAACAAGTTCATTGAATGGGATACATGA